In one Pseudomonas sp. Bout1 genomic region, the following are encoded:
- the hslV gene encoding ATP-dependent protease subunit HslV: MTTIVSVRRHGKVVMGGDGQVSLGNTVMKGNAKKVRRLYHGQVLAGFAGATADAFTLFERFEGQLEKHQGHLVRAAVELAKEWRTDRSLSRLEAMLAVANKDASLIITGNGDVVEPEEGLIAMGSGGGYAQAAASALLKKTDLSAREIVETALGIAGDICVFTNHNFTIEEQDLAE, encoded by the coding sequence TTGACCACCATCGTTTCAGTTCGCCGCCACGGCAAAGTCGTCATGGGCGGCGACGGCCAGGTTTCACTTGGCAATACCGTGATGAAAGGCAACGCGAAAAAAGTCCGTCGCCTGTACCACGGCCAGGTCCTCGCCGGTTTCGCTGGCGCCACCGCTGACGCCTTCACCCTGTTCGAACGTTTCGAAGGCCAACTTGAAAAGCACCAGGGCCACCTGGTTCGTGCCGCCGTCGAGCTCGCCAAAGAATGGCGCACCGACCGCTCCCTCAGCCGCCTGGAAGCCATGCTGGCTGTCGCCAACAAAGACGCTTCCTTGATCATCACCGGCAACGGCGACGTGGTTGAACCCGAAGAAGGCCTGATCGCCATGGGCTCCGGCGGTGGCTATGCCCAGGCCGCGGCCAGCGCACTGCTGAAGAAAACCGACCTGTCGGCCCGGGAAATCGTCGAGACTGCCCTGGGTATCGCTGGCGACATCTGTGTCTTCACCAACCACAACTTCACCATTGAGGAGCAGGACCTCGCCGAATAA
- the argS gene encoding arginine--tRNA ligase, which produces MKDTIRQLIQQAITQLVNEGVLPEGLTPAIQVENTRDKTHGDFASNIAMMLAKPAGLKPRDLAEKIIAALPADPQVTKAEIAGPGFINFFQNTQALASRLDAALADAKIGVRKAGPAQRVAIDLSAPNLAKEMHVGHLRSTIIGDGVARVLEFLGDEVIRQNHVGDWGTQFGMLMAYLQENPITSNELSDLENFYRAAKKRFDESEEFADRARGLVVKLQAGDAECLELWSRFREISLSHCQEIYELLNVKLTMADVMGESAYNDDLINVVNDLKAKGLLVESNGAQCVFLEEFKTADGEPLPVIIVKADGGYLYATTDLAAVRYRSGVLKADRALYFVDQRQALHFQQVFEVARRAGFVTHPMQMEHMGFGTMNGADGRPFKTRDGGTVKLIDLLNEAQERAYNLVKEKNPELAEADLRNIARVVGIGAVKYADLSKHRTSDYSFNFELMLNFEGNTAPYLLYAYTRVAGVFRKLGKDFSEVQGQINLEAPHEQELAAKLAQFGEVLNSVGEKGTPHILCTYLYEVAGLFSSFYENCPILTADDEAQKQSRLRLAALAGRTLKQGLELLGLETLERM; this is translated from the coding sequence ATGAAAGACACCATTCGCCAGCTGATCCAACAAGCCATCACCCAACTCGTCAACGAAGGTGTGTTGCCTGAAGGCCTGACGCCGGCGATCCAGGTGGAAAATACCCGCGACAAGACCCACGGTGACTTCGCCAGCAACATTGCGATGATGCTGGCCAAGCCTGCCGGCCTGAAGCCGCGCGACCTGGCAGAAAAAATCATCGCCGCATTGCCGGCCGACCCGCAGGTCACCAAGGCTGAAATCGCCGGCCCGGGCTTTATCAACTTTTTCCAGAATACCCAGGCCCTGGCGTCTCGCCTGGACGCCGCCCTGGCCGACGCCAAAATCGGCGTGCGCAAGGCTGGCCCGGCCCAACGCGTGGCCATCGACCTGTCGGCACCGAACCTGGCCAAGGAAATGCACGTGGGCCACCTGCGCTCCACCATCATCGGTGACGGCGTGGCGCGGGTCCTGGAGTTCCTCGGCGACGAGGTGATCCGCCAGAACCACGTGGGCGACTGGGGTACCCAGTTCGGCATGTTGATGGCCTATCTGCAGGAAAACCCGATCACCAGCAACGAGCTGTCGGACCTGGAGAACTTCTACCGCGCCGCCAAGAAGCGTTTCGACGAATCCGAAGAATTCGCCGACCGCGCCCGTGGCCTGGTGGTCAAGCTGCAAGCCGGCGATGCCGAATGCCTGGAGCTGTGGAGCCGCTTCCGCGAGATCTCCTTGTCTCACTGCCAGGAAATCTACGAGCTGCTCAACGTCAAATTGACCATGGCCGACGTGATGGGCGAAAGCGCCTACAACGACGACCTGATCAATGTGGTCAACGACCTCAAGGCCAAGGGCCTGCTGGTTGAGAGCAACGGCGCGCAGTGCGTGTTCCTCGAAGAATTCAAGACCGCCGATGGCGAACCGCTGCCGGTGATCATCGTCAAGGCCGATGGCGGCTACCTCTACGCCACCACCGACCTGGCCGCCGTGCGCTACCGCAGTGGCGTGCTGAAAGCCGACCGCGCCCTGTACTTTGTTGACCAACGCCAGGCGCTGCACTTCCAGCAAGTGTTCGAAGTGGCACGCCGCGCCGGTTTCGTGACCCACCCGATGCAGATGGAGCACATGGGCTTCGGCACCATGAACGGCGCCGACGGTCGCCCGTTCAAGACCCGTGACGGCGGCACCGTGAAGCTGATCGACCTGCTGAACGAAGCCCAGGAACGCGCCTACAACCTGGTGAAGGAAAAGAACCCGGAACTGGCCGAAGCCGACCTGCGCAACATCGCCCGCGTGGTAGGGATTGGCGCGGTGAAATACGCCGACCTGTCCAAGCACCGCACCAGCGACTACAGCTTCAACTTCGAACTGATGCTCAACTTCGAAGGCAACACTGCGCCATACCTGCTGTATGCCTACACCCGCGTGGCCGGCGTGTTCCGCAAGCTGGGCAAAGACTTCAGTGAAGTCCAGGGCCAGATCAACCTTGAGGCGCCACACGAGCAGGAACTGGCCGCCAAGCTGGCGCAATTCGGCGAAGTGCTGAACAGCGTTGGCGAGAAAGGTACCCCGCACATCCTCTGCACCTATTTGTACGAAGTCGCCGGTTTGTTCTCCAGCTTCTACGAGAACTGCCCGATCCTGACCGCAGACGACGAAGCCCAAAAGCAGAGCCGCCTGCGCCTCGCCGCACTGGCAGGACGGACCCTCAAGCAAGGCCTGGAGCTGTTGGGCCTGGAAACTCTGGAGCGTATGTAA
- a CDS encoding SPOR domain-containing protein: MAAKKKPAPKRGASRYQAPAKKPIPGWLWMAIGLTVGAFVVFLMKLDPGKGDDVKRVKQEQQRATKMAEANKTPPSPTAPVKPKYDFYTLLPESEVIVPPDAVPEKTLPTPQPVPTTPVTPAEAAKIDTARAQAALAGITPPPPPPVATTKAAPVTKFFLQAGSFPKQADADRVRAQIILLGQAVTVESGTVKDATWYRVLVGPFSNREQLTVAQKQLAGAGFSNLLLQQRQSR; the protein is encoded by the coding sequence TTGGCTGCCAAGAAAAAACCTGCACCCAAGCGCGGCGCCAGCCGCTACCAGGCACCGGCGAAGAAACCTATCCCGGGCTGGTTGTGGATGGCCATCGGCCTGACGGTCGGCGCGTTTGTGGTGTTTCTGATGAAGCTCGACCCGGGTAAGGGCGATGACGTTAAACGCGTCAAACAAGAGCAGCAGAGGGCCACGAAAATGGCCGAAGCGAACAAGACGCCACCTAGCCCGACCGCGCCGGTGAAGCCGAAATACGACTTCTACACGCTGTTGCCGGAATCGGAAGTGATCGTGCCGCCGGACGCCGTGCCAGAAAAAACCCTGCCTACGCCACAGCCTGTGCCGACCACGCCGGTAACGCCTGCGGAAGCGGCGAAAATCGACACAGCGCGAGCCCAGGCTGCGTTGGCCGGGATTACCCCGCCGCCACCGCCGCCGGTCGCCACCACCAAGGCAGCGCCGGTGACCAAGTTCTTCCTGCAGGCGGGTTCGTTCCCCAAACAGGCGGATGCAGACCGTGTGCGTGCGCAGATTATTCTGCTGGGGCAAGCGGTAACGGTTGAATCCGGCACGGTAAAAGATGCGACTTGGTATCGCGTGTTAGTGGGGCCGTTCAGCAACCGTGAACAGCTGACCGTGGCTCAGAAGCAACTGGCCGGCGCCGGGTTTAGCAACCTGTTGTTACAACAACGTCAAAGCCGCTGA
- a CDS encoding DUF971 domain-containing protein, translating to MTKLPTAINLHKASRTLGLTYGPDEVYQLPAEFLRVHSPSAEVQGHGKPILQFGKLNVGLSKIEPAGQYALKLTFDDGHDSGLFTWDYLYQLAVRQDALWADYLAELKAAGKTRDPSQSVVRLML from the coding sequence ATGACCAAACTGCCCACCGCCATCAACCTGCACAAAGCCTCCAGGACACTGGGCCTTACCTACGGTCCCGACGAGGTGTATCAACTGCCCGCCGAATTCCTGCGGGTGCACTCCCCTTCCGCCGAGGTCCAGGGCCACGGCAAACCGATCCTGCAATTTGGCAAGCTCAATGTCGGCTTGAGCAAGATCGAACCCGCCGGCCAATACGCACTGAAATTGACCTTCGACGATGGCCATGACAGCGGGCTGTTCACCTGGGACTACCTCTACCAACTTGCCGTGCGTCAGGACGCACTGTGGGCCGATTATCTTGCCGAGCTCAAAGCAGCCGGAAAAACCCGCGACCCGAGCCAATCGGTCGTGCGGCTGATGCTCTAG
- the hslU gene encoding ATP-dependent protease ATPase subunit HslU, whose protein sequence is MSMTPREIVHELNRHIIGQDDAKRAVAIALRNRWRRMQLPEELRVEVTPKNILMIGPTGVGKTEIARRLAKLANAPFIKVEATKFTEVGYVGRDVESIIRDLADAALKLLREQEMTKVSHRAEDAAEERILDALLPPARMGFNEDAAPSSDSNTRQLFRKRLREGQLDDKEIEIEVAEVSGVDISAPPGMEEMTSQLQNLFANMGKGKKKSRKLKVKDALKLVRDEEAGRLVNEEELKAKALEAVEQHGIVFIDEIDKVAKRGNSGGVDVSREGVQRDLLPLIEGCTVNTKLGMVKTDHILFIASGAFHLSKPSDLVPELQGRLPIRVELKALTPGDFERILSEPHASLTEQYRELLKTEGLAIEFLPDGIKRLAEIAWQVNEKTENIGARRLHTLLERLLEEVSFSAGDMAGAQNGEAIKIDAEYVNSHLGELAQNEDLSRYIL, encoded by the coding sequence ATGTCCATGACTCCCCGCGAAATCGTCCACGAACTCAATCGCCATATCATCGGCCAGGACGATGCCAAGCGCGCCGTTGCCATCGCCCTGCGTAACCGCTGGCGCCGGATGCAACTGCCCGAAGAATTGCGCGTTGAAGTAACCCCCAAAAACATCCTGATGATCGGCCCGACCGGTGTCGGTAAAACCGAGATCGCGCGGCGCCTGGCCAAGCTGGCCAACGCTCCGTTCATCAAGGTCGAAGCCACCAAGTTCACCGAAGTCGGCTACGTGGGCCGTGACGTCGAGTCGATCATTCGTGACTTGGCTGACGCTGCCCTGAAACTGCTGCGCGAGCAGGAAATGACCAAGGTCAGCCATCGCGCCGAAGACGCCGCCGAAGAACGCATCCTCGACGCCCTGCTGCCGCCGGCACGCATGGGGTTCAACGAAGACGCCGCGCCAAGCTCCGATTCCAACACCCGCCAGCTGTTCCGCAAACGCCTGCGTGAAGGCCAGCTGGACGACAAGGAAATCGAGATCGAGGTCGCCGAAGTGTCCGGCGTCGACATCTCCGCGCCGCCTGGCATGGAAGAAATGACCAGCCAGTTGCAGAACCTGTTCGCCAACATGGGCAAGGGCAAGAAAAAATCCCGCAAGCTCAAGGTCAAGGACGCGCTGAAACTGGTGCGTGACGAAGAGGCCGGGCGCCTGGTCAATGAGGAAGAGCTCAAGGCCAAGGCCCTGGAAGCGGTCGAGCAGCACGGCATCGTGTTTATCGACGAGATCGACAAGGTGGCCAAGCGCGGCAACTCCGGCGGCGTCGACGTGTCCCGCGAAGGCGTGCAGCGCGACCTGCTGCCGCTGATCGAAGGCTGCACCGTCAACACCAAGCTGGGCATGGTCAAGACCGACCACATCCTGTTTATCGCCTCCGGTGCGTTCCACCTGAGCAAGCCAAGCGACCTGGTGCCGGAACTGCAAGGCCGCCTGCCGATTCGGGTTGAACTCAAAGCGCTGACGCCGGGCGACTTCGAACGCATCCTCAGCGAGCCGCATGCGTCGCTGACCGAGCAATACCGCGAACTGCTGAAAACCGAAGGCCTGGCCATCGAGTTCTTGCCGGACGGAATCAAGCGCCTGGCCGAGATCGCCTGGCAGGTCAACGAGAAGACCGAGAACATCGGTGCCCGTCGCCTGCACACCCTGCTTGAGCGCCTGCTGGAGGAAGTGTCCTTCAGTGCCGGCGACATGGCGGGCGCGCAGAATGGCGAGGCGATCAAGATCGACGCCGAGTACGTCAACAGCCACCTGGGCGAATTGGCGCAGAACGAGGACCTGTCTCGTTATATCCTGTAG